One window of the Allorhizobium ampelinum S4 genome contains the following:
- a CDS encoding CsbD family protein, translating to MDKNRIEGAAKEAKGSVKEAVGKVTGSKKLEAEGKMDKAAGKIQSTVGKAKDAFK from the coding sequence ATGGACAAGAATCGCATCGAAGGTGCCGCAAAGGAAGCCAAGGGCAGCGTCAAGGAAGCCGTCGGCAAGGTAACGGGCAGCAAGAAGCTCGAAGCCGAAGGCAAGATGGACAAGGCCGCTGGCAAGATTCAGTCCACCGTTGGCAAGGCCAAGGATGCCTTCAAGTAA